The Tistrella bauzanensis region GTCCGGCGGCGTCGCCATGTGGCCGTCGACGCACTGGCGCGGCTGGCGCCACGATCCGTGCAGCGGGGGCTGGATGTCCTGGCGTCCCTGTGCGGCGTCGCCGCCTATGGTGTCCTTGGCTGGGCGGCCTGGATCGCCTTCGACCGCGCCTGGCTGAGCGGCTCGCTCTATATCGGCGAGCTGGAACTCATGGCCTGGCCCGGACGCCTGCTGGTGGTCCTGGGGCTCGCGGGCGGGCTCGCCGCCTGCCTGCTTGATCTCGTGCGCAGGCTGACCAGCGGGGAGGAAAACGAATGACTCCGGCCTATGCCATGGGGGCCACCCTCATCACCGTGCTCGGTCTCGTGGG contains the following coding sequences:
- a CDS encoding TRAP transporter small permease subunit encodes the protein MAVDALARLAPRSVQRGLDVLASLCGVAAYGVLGWAAWIAFDRAWLSGSLYIGELELMAWPGRLLVVLGLAGGLAACLLDLVRRLTSGEENE